Proteins from one Pontibacter korlensis genomic window:
- a CDS encoding ABC transporter permease yields MFVHLLRKLLLAIPALWIIGTLVFLLSRMLPGSFGQDRILDLEGSFYSKSSQGSREAAYKAYLQKTGQHLPLFYFSISPSVVPDTLSLIFPEQRQEQLRQLAYKYGNWPVVVKFNVQARQLEQSFKEHKTPEIELLLQTLGHSSDLEQLRHACSNLQRLATNTAVSDKAGRVAYTLEALVEKQQRFAYLLPDLNWHGPENQYHRWLTAAIAGDFGTSYRTGRSVLEMIGESIGNTLLLLLGSMLITLALSLELSIQMVKGSMRWLRNITMPLLFLIDSMPTLIIAMLLLVLLANPDFLQLFPVYGMGYYTSESLPFWQQLFQQLQFMALPLVVMVLANLPYITNQLYSSLHAAMLADYSRTARAKGLSENKVIRQHALRNALLPLITLVSDFLPALVSGSILIETIFAIPGIGRLLIDSVLSKDYPVLIAIVLVVLIVRIVAYALADLAYAWADPRLKQKLV; encoded by the coding sequence ATGTTCGTGCACCTGCTCAGGAAACTTTTACTGGCTATACCTGCCCTTTGGATAATTGGTACGCTGGTGTTTTTGCTGAGCAGGATGTTACCTGGTTCTTTTGGACAGGATCGTATACTTGATTTGGAAGGCAGCTTTTATAGCAAGAGCAGCCAAGGTAGCCGTGAGGCTGCCTACAAGGCATATCTACAGAAAACGGGGCAACATCTGCCCCTCTTCTATTTCAGCATCTCCCCTTCTGTAGTACCTGACACGCTAAGTTTGATTTTTCCGGAGCAAAGGCAAGAACAGCTCCGACAGCTAGCCTATAAATATGGCAATTGGCCTGTTGTAGTTAAATTCAATGTGCAGGCGCGACAGCTGGAGCAATCATTTAAAGAGCATAAAACTCCAGAGATAGAGCTGCTCCTTCAGACCTTAGGCCATTCTTCAGACTTGGAGCAACTGCGGCATGCCTGCAGCAATTTACAGCGCTTGGCTACGAATACAGCAGTAAGTGATAAAGCCGGTCGCGTTGCCTATACCTTGGAAGCACTAGTAGAGAAGCAGCAAAGATTCGCTTATCTACTACCCGACCTGAATTGGCATGGGCCTGAAAACCAATACCACCGCTGGCTTACTGCAGCTATTGCAGGTGATTTTGGAACATCATACCGCACCGGAAGATCAGTACTGGAGATGATTGGGGAAAGCATTGGCAATACGCTACTGCTGCTCTTAGGTAGTATGCTAATAACCTTGGCGCTGTCCCTCGAGCTTAGCATTCAAATGGTGAAAGGATCAATGCGGTGGCTACGCAACATAACGATGCCTTTACTTTTCCTGATCGACAGCATGCCAACGCTGATTATAGCAATGCTTTTGCTGGTATTACTGGCAAACCCAGACTTTTTACAGCTCTTCCCTGTTTACGGCATGGGCTACTATACTTCTGAAAGTTTACCATTTTGGCAACAGCTATTCCAGCAGCTACAGTTCATGGCCTTGCCGCTGGTTGTCATGGTTCTTGCTAACCTGCCATACATCACGAACCAGCTCTACTCATCTCTGCATGCAGCTATGTTGGCTGATTATTCTCGAACAGCGCGCGCAAAAGGCTTATCGGAAAACAAGGTAATCAGACAACACGCTTTGCGCAACGCCCTGTTGCCACTTATTACGCTTGTATCAGACTTTCTTCCAGCACTTGTCAGCGGTTCTATTCTTATAGAAACCATTTTTGCAATCCCAGGTATTGGCCGCCTTCTTATTGACTCGGTCCTATCCAAAGATTACCCGGTTCTAATTGCAATTGTGCTTGTGGTGCTAATAGTTAGGATTGTAGCCTATGCATTAGCTGATTTGGCTTATGCCTGGGCAGACCCACGACTTAAACAGAAGTTAGTATGA
- a CDS encoding ABC transporter substrate-binding protein produces MRKISLALVCYFLLFFTFCSQPERAPEEVRVRLATDPETLSPVSYSNAGALQIINLLFQSLLSADLATNEIKPFLAESMPTIERQDSITLFTYEIREEAEWTNGSPVTAEDVAFTLKVAKAPLLNNEGLKPQLEFIRDIRIDAANPRRFTFVCAGYAPEMELLTGDFFILPAYLFDPENLLQHIQVADLSKEHSKLENDEKLKAFAAKFNSPEYGRDPNLLQGSGGYTLENWENGKNLTLTRKKDWWGNNTSNTQHLTANPQRVSFQVIPDITTALLALKNRQLDVLEGIPAAEFDQLKQQEAFLKDYALHTPDAYEFIYAGINTRSPKFSDKLTRQAIAHLLDAKSVMKASHHNYAKLTAGLIPPSVSEYYHKELAPYSFNIEKAATLLKTAGWSREADGWYKTIHGKREQLSIEAIYRAGSSSHENAAIILQQNAAKLNIPVQVQGMEGSLLASKSKQHEFEIFYRSLSGNPFAFNFKPLLHTGYAGVGGINYTGFGTAESDSILNQISTTVTSKAEMANLLKRLQEIMHEEAAFIPMYYIKERVAIHRRFTNTKVSGLSPNYDVSAFTLKEEE; encoded by the coding sequence ATGAGAAAAATTAGTTTAGCACTTGTTTGCTACTTCTTACTGTTTTTTACATTCTGTAGCCAGCCGGAGCGTGCACCTGAAGAGGTGCGTGTACGATTGGCAACTGACCCGGAAACGCTGAGCCCTGTAAGCTATAGCAACGCCGGTGCTTTACAGATAATAAACCTGCTGTTTCAGAGCCTACTGAGCGCTGATCTGGCGACAAATGAGATAAAGCCTTTTCTGGCTGAATCCATGCCTACCATTGAGCGCCAGGATTCCATTACGCTCTTCACCTATGAGATTAGAGAAGAAGCTGAATGGACCAATGGCTCACCTGTAACAGCTGAAGATGTAGCCTTTACGCTAAAAGTGGCTAAAGCTCCTTTGCTAAACAACGAAGGGCTAAAACCGCAACTGGAGTTCATCCGAGACATCAGGATTGATGCAGCTAACCCGCGTCGCTTCACATTTGTTTGCGCCGGGTATGCGCCGGAAATGGAGTTGCTTACTGGTGACTTCTTTATTCTTCCGGCTTATCTTTTCGACCCTGAAAACCTACTGCAACATATACAGGTTGCTGATTTAAGCAAGGAGCACTCTAAGCTTGAAAACGACGAGAAGCTGAAAGCATTTGCAGCAAAGTTTAACTCTCCTGAATACGGGCGAGATCCAAATCTATTACAAGGAAGCGGGGGCTATACCTTGGAGAACTGGGAAAACGGAAAAAACCTGACGCTGACGCGCAAAAAAGACTGGTGGGGGAATAACACATCTAACACACAACATCTGACAGCCAATCCACAGCGCGTCAGCTTCCAGGTTATACCAGACATTACTACGGCACTTCTTGCTCTTAAGAACCGACAGCTAGATGTTTTGGAAGGTATACCTGCAGCTGAGTTTGACCAACTAAAACAGCAGGAAGCCTTTCTGAAAGATTATGCTTTACATACACCGGATGCATATGAATTCATCTACGCCGGTATTAACACACGCTCGCCTAAGTTTTCAGACAAACTAACACGCCAGGCTATAGCACATCTGCTCGACGCTAAAAGTGTTATGAAAGCTTCGCACCATAACTACGCCAAGCTTACGGCTGGTCTTATCCCTCCTTCTGTTTCTGAATATTATCATAAGGAACTGGCTCCTTACAGCTTTAACATAGAGAAGGCTGCAACTCTTTTAAAAACCGCAGGCTGGTCGCGTGAAGCTGATGGCTGGTACAAGACCATCCATGGCAAAAGGGAGCAACTTAGCATAGAGGCAATCTATCGCGCCGGAAGCTCCAGCCACGAAAATGCTGCCATCATACTGCAGCAAAACGCAGCAAAGCTAAACATTCCTGTACAGGTTCAGGGTATGGAGGGTAGTTTGCTTGCCAGCAAGTCAAAGCAGCACGAGTTTGAAATTTTCTACCGCTCCCTTTCAGGCAATCCTTTTGCCTTCAACTTTAAGCCGTTGCTACATACAGGTTATGCTGGTGTCGGAGGAATTAACTACACAGGTTTCGGCACGGCTGAAAGCGATAGCATTCTAAACCAGATTAGCACGACTGTCACCTCCAAGGCTGAGATGGCTAATCTGCTTAAACGCCTGCAGGAAATCATGCACGAAGAAGCCGCTTTTATACCGATGTACTATATTAAAGAGCGTGTAGCTATCCATCGCCGCTTTACAAACACTAAGGTTTCCGGCCTTTCTCCAAACTACGATGTTAGTGCTTTTACGCTAAAAGAAGAAGAGTAA
- a CDS encoding MFS transporter yields the protein MQKNNPTVTRAWCFYDWANSVYSLVITSTIFPIYFSAVSRKPDGTSTVDFLGFELDSSVLFTYAISAAFLIIAFLSPFLTAVADYSGRKKMFLKLFCYLGSLSCAGLYFFTAETFTLSVILFVLATIGFSGSIVFYNAYLPEIATQDQYDRLSAKGFSMGYVGSVILLVFNLMMIMKPEWFGIAADNTSLPPRIAFLSTGIWWFGFAQYTFFHLPGNVYQRKPQGSWILNGFKELKHVLEQVKDLPLLKRFLLAYFFYNMGVQTVMYLAAIFGEVELRLPSEVLIVTILIIQLVAIAGAYAFARLSGKYGNIVALIIAVCIWIGICIGAYFTHGELQFYALAAVVGSVMGGIQSLSRSTYSKLIPANTIDHASYFSFYDVTEKVSIVLGTLAYGLITQLTGSMRNSILALIIFFILGLLFLFLMRGKSKFIAQSETPALASGA from the coding sequence ATGCAAAAGAATAATCCGACCGTTACCAGGGCTTGGTGCTTCTACGACTGGGCTAACTCCGTTTATTCACTGGTTATAACGTCTACTATCTTTCCGATATACTTTAGTGCCGTATCCAGAAAACCAGATGGTACTTCTACAGTAGATTTTCTGGGTTTTGAGCTAGATAGCTCCGTGCTCTTTACTTATGCTATTTCGGCTGCCTTTCTCATCATAGCTTTTCTTAGCCCCTTTCTCACCGCAGTTGCCGACTACAGTGGGAGAAAGAAGATGTTCCTGAAGCTCTTTTGCTATTTAGGGTCATTATCCTGTGCGGGCTTATACTTCTTTACTGCCGAAACCTTTACGCTCTCTGTTATTTTGTTTGTGCTGGCCACTATTGGCTTTAGTGGTAGTATTGTGTTTTATAACGCCTACCTACCTGAGATTGCTACACAAGATCAGTATGATCGGTTAAGCGCCAAGGGGTTTTCGATGGGTTATGTAGGGAGTGTGATTCTGCTGGTGTTCAATCTGATGATGATTATGAAACCAGAATGGTTTGGAATAGCTGCCGATAATACCTCGCTGCCACCCCGTATTGCTTTTCTAAGCACAGGTATCTGGTGGTTTGGTTTTGCTCAATACACATTCTTCCATCTGCCTGGCAATGTGTATCAGCGTAAACCACAGGGCAGCTGGATTTTGAATGGTTTCAAAGAACTAAAGCATGTGCTGGAGCAGGTGAAAGACCTGCCGCTTCTGAAACGATTCCTGCTAGCATATTTCTTCTACAATATGGGGGTGCAGACGGTAATGTACCTGGCGGCTATTTTTGGCGAGGTGGAGTTGCGCCTGCCAAGCGAGGTCCTCATTGTTACTATCTTGATCATACAATTGGTTGCCATAGCCGGAGCTTATGCCTTTGCCAGGCTTTCTGGTAAGTATGGCAACATCGTGGCACTGATTATAGCGGTCTGCATCTGGATTGGCATTTGCATTGGCGCCTACTTCACGCATGGCGAACTTCAGTTTTATGCTTTGGCAGCCGTAGTAGGTTCGGTAATGGGAGGAATTCAGTCTTTGTCGCGCTCAACTTATTCTAAGCTTATACCTGCCAATACAATAGACCACGCATCATACTTTAGTTTTTATGATGTGACCGAGAAAGTATCCATCGTACTGGGAACGTTAGCCTATGGATTGATCACACAGCTTACTGGCTCCATGCGAAACAGCATTCTGGCGCTTATTATCTTTTTTATTTTAGGGCTACTCTTTCTTTTCCTGATGAGAGGGAAGAGCAAATTTATAGCTCAGTCAGAAACACCTGCTCTTGCCAGTGGGGCATAA
- a CDS encoding amidohydrolase: MTKSLRTLTAAILLGGAFLGSCTGTQTGSEAADLIVYNGNVYTVNDNFDKAEAFAVKDGKIIAVGTTDEIRGKYKASEELNAEGKTIYPGLIDAHAHFYRYGLSLVSADLVDTESFKEVVQKVTEQREKYPNTEWITGRGWDQNDWAVKEFPTKDTLDLLFPDTPVILTRIDGHAALANQKALDLAGITPQTKMVGGLVEVENGKMTGILVDNAIDLVSNKIPAPTDAENREAFKNAEANTFAVGLTTVDDAGLDKATVDLIDDMHQKGELQMRVYAMLNPTKENQDHYFKNGPYKTDRLNVRSFKIYSDGALGSRGASLLKPYTDKHNHYGFLLASEQEFRDLAKLMNEHGFQMNTHAIGDSANRLLLDIYGNVLGGKNNKRWRIEHSQIINPADMAKFGKYSIVPSVQPTHATSDMYWAGERLGNERIRHAYPFKELLQQNGYIPLGTDFPVESINPFFTFHAAVARQDAKNWPEGGFQIENALSREEALRGMTIWAAKSNFEEEEKGSIEPGKFADFILVDRDLMTVELDKVRDTQVLSTYLNGKQVYKK; encoded by the coding sequence ATGACCAAATCTCTACGCACCCTTACAGCTGCCATACTTCTTGGCGGCGCATTTTTAGGTAGCTGCACTGGTACACAAACTGGCTCTGAGGCTGCTGACCTGATCGTTTACAACGGCAACGTGTACACTGTTAACGATAACTTTGACAAAGCCGAGGCCTTTGCCGTGAAGGACGGAAAGATAATAGCTGTAGGCACTACAGATGAGATCCGCGGAAAGTATAAGGCTTCTGAGGAACTGAATGCAGAAGGCAAGACCATATACCCTGGCCTGATCGATGCACACGCCCACTTCTACCGCTATGGGCTGTCTCTGGTTTCTGCAGACTTAGTGGATACAGAGTCTTTCAAGGAAGTAGTACAGAAGGTAACAGAGCAGCGCGAGAAGTATCCGAACACGGAGTGGATAACCGGCCGTGGCTGGGATCAGAACGACTGGGCCGTTAAGGAGTTCCCTACCAAGGATACCCTTGACCTGCTCTTTCCTGACACCCCGGTTATACTTACACGCATCGATGGTCATGCTGCCCTGGCAAACCAGAAGGCACTGGATCTGGCTGGCATTACTCCACAAACCAAAATGGTAGGTGGACTGGTAGAGGTTGAAAATGGTAAAATGACCGGTATTTTGGTTGATAATGCTATCGACCTGGTATCGAACAAAATACCGGCACCAACCGATGCTGAGAACCGCGAAGCCTTTAAGAATGCTGAAGCCAACACTTTTGCAGTAGGCCTAACGACTGTAGACGATGCTGGTTTGGACAAGGCTACAGTTGACCTGATAGATGATATGCATCAAAAAGGTGAATTGCAGATGCGTGTTTATGCCATGCTGAATCCTACAAAGGAGAACCAGGATCATTACTTTAAGAATGGCCCGTACAAAACAGACAGATTGAATGTGCGCTCGTTCAAGATCTATTCTGATGGTGCACTTGGCTCCAGAGGTGCGAGCTTACTCAAGCCTTATACAGACAAGCATAACCACTATGGCTTCCTGCTTGCTTCAGAACAGGAGTTCCGTGACCTGGCGAAGTTAATGAATGAGCACGGTTTCCAGATGAACACGCATGCTATTGGTGATTCTGCCAACCGCCTGCTGCTCGACATATACGGAAACGTGCTAGGTGGTAAAAACAATAAGCGTTGGCGTATTGAGCACTCGCAAATCATCAACCCAGCCGATATGGCTAAGTTTGGGAAGTATAGCATTGTACCGTCAGTACAGCCGACACATGCCACTTCTGATATGTACTGGGCTGGCGAAAGACTGGGCAATGAGCGTATCAGGCATGCTTACCCATTCAAGGAACTGCTACAGCAAAACGGTTACATTCCGTTAGGCACAGACTTCCCTGTTGAAAGTATAAATCCTTTCTTTACCTTTCATGCAGCAGTAGCACGACAAGATGCTAAAAACTGGCCTGAGGGTGGTTTCCAAATAGAAAATGCCTTGAGCCGTGAAGAAGCCTTAAGAGGTATGACGATTTGGGCTGCAAAATCGAATTTTGAAGAGGAGGAGAAAGGAAGTATAGAGCCAGGTAAGTTTGCAGACTTTATACTTGTTGACCGTGACCTGATGACAGTTGAACTGGATAAAGTTCGTGACACCCAAGTATTAAGCACTTACCTGAATGGTAAGCAGGTTTACAAGAAGTAA
- a CDS encoding AMP nucleosidase, with protein sequence MKTKEEIVSDWLPRYTGVPLDEFGEYILLTNFINYVRMFADRFGVEINGLDKPMQTATANNITIVNFGMGSAMAATVMDLLSAIKPKAALFLGKCGGLKKKTQIGDLILPIAAIRGEGTSDDYLPPEIPALPSFRLQRAVSSMIKKHEMDYWTGTVYTTNRRVWEHDEEFKEYLRQIRAMGVDMETATIFTVGFINEIPHGALLLVSDNPMIPEGVKTSESDKLVTSNYVEKHLSIGIDSLLELINSGESVKHMRFE encoded by the coding sequence ATGAAAACCAAAGAAGAAATTGTAAGCGACTGGCTACCCCGCTACACCGGTGTGCCGCTTGATGAGTTTGGAGAGTACATCCTGCTCACTAACTTTATAAACTATGTACGCATGTTTGCAGATCGCTTTGGTGTAGAGATCAATGGTCTTGATAAGCCAATGCAAACGGCTACAGCCAATAATATCACGATTGTAAACTTCGGTATGGGTAGTGCCATGGCTGCAACAGTTATGGACTTGCTGTCTGCCATCAAGCCAAAGGCAGCCCTGTTCCTTGGTAAATGCGGTGGTCTGAAGAAGAAGACGCAGATTGGTGACTTAATCCTTCCAATTGCTGCCATTCGCGGCGAAGGTACTTCAGACGACTACCTTCCACCAGAAATTCCGGCTCTGCCTTCATTCCGTCTGCAGCGTGCTGTCTCTTCTATGATCAAGAAGCACGAGATGGACTACTGGACAGGCACCGTTTATACTACTAACCGCCGCGTGTGGGAACACGATGAGGAATTTAAAGAGTACCTGCGCCAGATCAGAGCAATGGGTGTGGATATGGAGACAGCTACCATCTTCACAGTTGGCTTCATCAATGAGATTCCTCACGGAGCACTACTGCTGGTGTCGGACAACCCAATGATACCGGAAGGTGTTAAAACATCTGAAAGTGATAAATTAGTAACCTCCAACTATGTAGAGAAGCACCTGAGCATCGGTATCGACTCTCTGCTGGAGCTAATTAACTCTGGTGAATCTGTTAAGCACATGCGCTTCGAATAA
- a CDS encoding type I restriction enzyme HsdR N-terminal domain-containing protein produces the protein MDALNLPPFDYKVTKSGANYLIFDILRRKNVVLTPEEWVRQHFVHFLINTLGYPKSLISIERGTSYNKLQKRTDLCIYDTQGQAHLLVECKAAHVPITQEVVKQVSVYNQTLRARYVVITNGLQHYCWQVDFETRKYEPLTEVPAYVNK, from the coding sequence ATGGATGCACTCAACTTACCGCCATTTGACTACAAAGTTACGAAATCCGGCGCTAATTATCTTATTTTTGACATACTTCGCCGTAAAAACGTAGTTCTGACGCCGGAAGAGTGGGTGCGGCAGCATTTCGTGCACTTCCTAATTAACACATTGGGTTACCCCAAAAGCCTGATCAGCATAGAGCGAGGCACCAGCTATAATAAACTGCAGAAACGCACCGACCTGTGCATTTACGATACCCAAGGCCAAGCACACCTGCTAGTGGAGTGCAAGGCAGCTCATGTACCCATTACGCAGGAGGTGGTGAAGCAGGTTTCGGTATACAATCAAACACTTAGGGCGCGCTATGTAGTTATTACGAATGGCTTACAGCACTATTGCTGGCAGGTAGATTTTGAGACCCGCAAGTATGAGCCATTAACAGAGGTGCCTGCATATGTAAATAAATAG
- a CDS encoding LTA synthase family protein, with product MFDTAFKLMLRRLGLLLVVYLLLRVVFFAFNYHEFAGANAGQVLLSFVHGLRFDVAAIAIINGLFIFFSLLPVGNTLHPTYQKVLKWLFILTNVPFIALAVVDVEFFKFIGRRTSNELLSITGDITEQIGQLLGYYWYLALGFLLLTYAFIKVYPKAPTAAAPQPAVWLRSLRLLVIAGLVVLGIRGGLQLKPLRPSHAFVQEPAALGHLTLNSPFTFIKGIGKTTLEKKNYFGTDEELLAALQFNPQKHKQQTEEFQKENVVIVILESFAAEYVGALNNGKGYTPFLDSLASEGLMFQNAFANGRKSIESLPSILAGVPSLMPEPFITSPYQANRLYGLGTLLRDAGYQTAMFHGAANGSMGFNDFAKRAGIETYYGLDEYPSDLRQQDYDGQWGIFDEPYLQYASRELTNLDQPFMATLFTLSSHQPYTIPEQHRGRFPKGELEIHESIGYADYALRQFFKSASKQPWYQNTLFVLTADHTQKSVDPAYQNELGHFRVPLLLFHPSKKLDSLNANKIAQHADIPATVVDYLNLPTDKLLPFGNSLLDTSGTGQAIFFNGNAYVLVKQNVVAELKQDDQLQFYSFPELAPAPSPAPQAGQLLKAQIQYFRNSLVDNRLYFWTE from the coding sequence ATGTTCGATACAGCTTTTAAATTAATGCTGCGCCGCCTGGGACTACTGCTTGTGGTTTACCTTCTGCTTCGCGTAGTATTCTTTGCTTTCAACTACCATGAATTTGCAGGTGCCAATGCAGGTCAGGTGCTGCTTTCCTTTGTGCATGGCTTACGTTTTGATGTTGCAGCTATAGCCATCATTAACGGGCTATTTATCTTTTTTTCGCTTCTACCAGTAGGCAACACATTGCACCCAACTTACCAAAAGGTGCTCAAGTGGCTGTTTATACTTACTAATGTACCTTTTATTGCACTGGCTGTAGTAGATGTGGAGTTCTTTAAGTTTATTGGCCGCCGCACCAGCAATGAGCTTTTATCTATCACCGGAGACATCACAGAGCAGATAGGGCAACTACTCGGCTACTATTGGTACCTGGCGCTTGGCTTCCTGCTCCTCACCTATGCCTTTATAAAAGTTTATCCTAAAGCGCCTACTGCCGCCGCTCCACAACCTGCCGTGTGGCTACGGAGTCTGCGCCTGCTGGTAATTGCGGGGCTGGTTGTACTGGGTATACGTGGTGGCCTTCAACTAAAACCTTTGCGCCCTAGCCATGCATTCGTACAGGAGCCTGCTGCTTTAGGTCATCTTACCCTTAACAGCCCCTTTACTTTTATAAAAGGAATAGGCAAGACTACGCTGGAGAAGAAGAACTACTTCGGCACAGACGAGGAGTTACTTGCTGCGCTGCAGTTTAACCCTCAAAAGCATAAGCAACAAACGGAGGAGTTTCAGAAAGAGAATGTTGTTATAGTCATACTAGAGAGCTTTGCTGCGGAGTATGTAGGCGCGCTTAACAATGGGAAAGGCTATACTCCTTTTCTGGACTCCTTGGCAAGTGAAGGGTTAATGTTCCAAAACGCTTTTGCGAATGGGCGTAAATCCATTGAGTCACTGCCTTCTATACTTGCTGGTGTTCCTTCGCTTATGCCAGAGCCTTTCATTACCTCGCCTTACCAGGCCAACAGGCTGTATGGCTTAGGAACCTTGTTACGAGATGCGGGGTATCAAACGGCTATGTTTCATGGGGCTGCCAACGGCTCTATGGGCTTTAACGACTTTGCTAAACGAGCAGGTATCGAGACATATTATGGACTTGATGAATACCCTAGTGACCTACGACAACAGGATTATGACGGGCAGTGGGGAATATTTGATGAACCGTATCTACAGTATGCTTCCAGAGAGCTGACCAATTTGGATCAGCCGTTTATGGCTACGCTGTTTACACTGAGCTCTCACCAACCTTATACCATACCTGAGCAGCACAGAGGCCGTTTTCCTAAAGGCGAGCTGGAGATACATGAGTCGATAGGCTATGCAGATTACGCCCTGCGCCAATTCTTTAAGTCAGCCTCTAAACAACCTTGGTACCAGAATACGCTTTTTGTTCTTACTGCAGACCATACTCAAAAGAGTGTAGATCCAGCCTATCAGAATGAATTGGGTCACTTCCGTGTTCCGCTCCTGCTGTTTCACCCCAGCAAGAAGCTTGATAGCTTGAATGCCAATAAAATCGCCCAGCATGCAGATATTCCTGCTACAGTAGTCGATTACCTCAACCTGCCAACAGATAAGCTCTTACCTTTTGGTAACTCGTTGCTGGATACTTCGGGTACCGGACAGGCCATCTTCTTCAATGGGAATGCTTACGTACTGGTAAAACAAAACGTGGTGGCTGAACTGAAACAGGACGATCAACTGCAGTTTTACAGCTTCCCAGAACTTGCCCCTGCTCCCTCCCCTGCTCCTCAGGCAGGCCAGTTACTTAAGGCACAAATTCAGTACTTCCGTAATAGCCTGGTTGATAACCGGCTATACTTTTGGACTGAGTAG
- the ald gene encoding alanine dehydrogenase, protein MIIGVPKEIKNNENRVGVTPAGVIELVRNGHTVYVQSTAGEGSGFMDDDYAAAGATILPTIEEVYGIAEMIIKVKEPIESEYNLIKEDQLLFTYFHFASYEPLTHAMIKQKAVCLAYETVEKADRSLPLLVPMSEVAGRMSVQEGAKYLEKPLKGRGILLGGVPGVRPAKVMILGGGVVGTNAAKMAAGMGADVTILDNNLQRLRYLDDIMPANVNTFMSNEYNIRELLPTHDLIIGAVLIPGAKAPHLITRDMLKEMRPGTVLVDVAVDQGGCIETCKPTTHEDPTYVIDDVVHYCVANMPGAVPYTSTLALTNATLPYALQLANKGWKKACTDSAELLKGLNVVQGKVVYQGVAEAFGLEFVPAENVL, encoded by the coding sequence ATGATAATTGGTGTTCCGAAGGAGATCAAGAATAATGAAAACCGTGTAGGTGTAACTCCTGCCGGTGTGATTGAATTGGTGCGCAATGGCCACACCGTATATGTACAGTCTACTGCCGGTGAAGGCAGCGGCTTTATGGACGATGATTATGCTGCAGCTGGTGCTACTATTCTTCCGACTATTGAGGAAGTTTATGGCATTGCCGAGATGATCATCAAAGTTAAAGAGCCAATTGAGTCTGAGTACAACCTGATCAAGGAAGACCAGTTGCTGTTCACATACTTCCACTTCGCGTCTTACGAGCCGTTAACACACGCCATGATTAAGCAAAAGGCGGTATGCTTGGCTTACGAAACAGTGGAGAAAGCAGACAGAAGCCTGCCTCTTCTGGTTCCAATGTCTGAAGTTGCTGGCCGTATGTCGGTACAGGAAGGTGCTAAATACCTGGAGAAGCCACTGAAAGGTCGTGGTATTCTATTGGGTGGCGTACCAGGTGTTCGCCCTGCTAAGGTAATGATCCTTGGTGGTGGTGTGGTTGGTACTAACGCTGCTAAAATGGCTGCCGGTATGGGTGCTGACGTTACTATTCTGGATAACAACCTGCAGCGCCTGCGCTACCTGGATGATATCATGCCAGCTAACGTGAACACCTTCATGTCGAACGAGTATAACATCCGTGAGCTGCTGCCTACGCACGACCTGATCATCGGTGCTGTACTTATCCCAGGCGCAAAAGCTCCTCACCTGATTACCAGAGACATGCTAAAAGAAATGCGTCCAGGTACTGTACTTGTAGACGTAGCTGTTGACCAGGGTGGATGTATCGAAACATGTAAGCCTACAACTCACGAAGACCCAACTTACGTGATCGACGACGTAGTTCACTACTGCGTGGCTAACATGCCAGGTGCTGTACCTTACACTTCTACATTGGCGCTTACTAACGCAACATTGCCATACGCGCTACAACTAGCGAACAAAGGCTGGAAGAAAGCATGTACTGATAGCGCAGAATTGCTTAAAGGCCTGAACGTAGTACAGGGTAAAGTAGTGTATCAAGGTGTTGCTGAGGCTTTTGGTCTGGAGTTTGTTCCTGCTGAGAACGTACTGTAG